The following are encoded together in the Deinococcus soli (ex Cha et al. 2016) genome:
- a CDS encoding enoyl-ACP reductase FabI: MTVQIDLSDKTALVMGVANARSLGWAIAEQLLAAGCRVGFSYQGERLRSELDKLLTGRDGVWAQQADATSEEDLTALFARVKEEFGHLDYLIHSIAFAPRTAMDGRFLDTTEADWNTALNVSAYTLVSTARHAEPLLRPGASIVSLTYHASQKVVPKYNVMGVAKAALEATTRYLASEMGAAGVRVNTISAGPMRTIAARSIPGFGSMFEKAAEAAPLGRNATPDEVGKLALFLLSDLGSGVTGQTVYVDAGSSIMAMKIEQPS, encoded by the coding sequence ATGACGGTGCAGATTGACCTGAGTGACAAGACCGCCCTGGTGATGGGCGTCGCGAACGCCCGCAGCCTCGGCTGGGCCATCGCCGAGCAGCTCCTCGCCGCCGGGTGCCGCGTGGGCTTCTCCTACCAGGGCGAGCGCCTCAGGAGCGAACTCGACAAGCTCCTGACCGGCCGTGATGGCGTGTGGGCCCAGCAGGCCGACGCCACCAGCGAGGAAGACCTGACCGCGCTGTTCGCCCGCGTCAAGGAGGAATTCGGGCACCTGGACTACCTGATCCACTCCATCGCGTTCGCGCCCCGCACCGCCATGGACGGCCGCTTCCTCGACACGACCGAGGCCGACTGGAACACCGCCCTGAACGTCAGCGCGTACACCCTGGTCTCCACCGCCCGCCACGCCGAGCCGCTGCTGCGCCCCGGCGCGAGCATCGTCAGCCTCACGTACCACGCCTCGCAGAAGGTCGTGCCCAAGTACAACGTCATGGGCGTCGCCAAGGCCGCGCTGGAAGCCACCACCCGCTACCTCGCCAGCGAGATGGGCGCGGCGGGCGTGCGCGTGAACACCATCAGCGCCGGACCCATGCGGACCATCGCCGCGCGCAGCATCCCCGGCTTCGGCAGCATGTTCGAGAAGGCCGCCGAGGCGGCCCCGCTGGGTCGCAACGCCACCCCCGACGAGGTCGGCAAGCTGGCCCTGTTCCTCCTGAGTGACCTGGGCAGTGGCGTGACCGGGCAGACCGTGTACGTGGACGCGGGCTCCAGCATCATGGCCATGAAGATCGAACAGCCGAGCTGA
- a CDS encoding winged helix-turn-helix transcriptional regulator yields MTAPAPHPSPTEPPPTCAVTTTVGVIGGKWKAVAVYHLLGGPRRFSELQRRMPGVTQRILTLQLRELEADGLVHREVYPQVPPKVEYSLTPLGRTLEPIVRAMLAWGETYRQREQDT; encoded by the coding sequence ATGACGGCGCCCGCACCGCACCCCTCCCCCACCGAGCCCCCACCCACCTGCGCGGTCACCACCACCGTCGGCGTGATCGGCGGGAAGTGGAAGGCCGTGGCGGTGTACCACCTGCTGGGCGGCCCGCGCCGCTTCTCGGAACTCCAGCGGCGCATGCCGGGCGTCACGCAGCGCATCCTGACCCTGCAGCTGCGTGAACTGGAAGCCGACGGCCTCGTGCACCGCGAGGTCTACCCGCAGGTGCCGCCCAAGGTGGAGTACTCGCTGACGCCGCTGGGCCGCACGCTGGAACCCATCGTGCGCGCCATGCTCGCCTGGGGCGAAACGTACCGCCAGCGGGAACAGGACACCTGA
- a CDS encoding NADP-dependent oxidoreductase: MSIPQTMTVIELQQPGGPEVLRPATRPVPTPGLGEVLVRVRAVSINPVDTKVRRNGPLPTLPAVLGWDVSGEVVAVGPFVVEFGVGDEVFGMLAFPEQPGAYAEYVLARTADITHKPATLSHEDATAMTLAALTAEQALEKMNLQAGQRVLIHAGAGGVGHYAVQLAHARGAHVIATASAPNVDFVRSLGADEVIDYRARPFEQQVQGLDAVLDTVGGETATRSLDVLRPGGWLVCIAAQPDAARAQALGVHAARILVYPSRAQLGALVNLAEAGRLRSHVSRTFPLAQVADAHRAQETGRTVGKLVLTVP, from the coding sequence ATGTCCATTCCCCAGACCATGACCGTGATTGAACTGCAGCAGCCCGGCGGCCCCGAGGTGCTGCGCCCCGCCACCCGCCCCGTGCCCACGCCCGGCCTGGGCGAGGTGCTCGTGCGCGTGCGGGCCGTGAGCATCAACCCGGTGGACACCAAGGTGCGCCGGAATGGCCCCCTGCCCACGCTGCCCGCCGTGCTGGGCTGGGACGTGTCCGGCGAGGTCGTGGCCGTGGGCCCCTTCGTGGTGGAGTTCGGCGTGGGCGACGAGGTGTTCGGCATGCTGGCCTTCCCCGAGCAGCCCGGCGCGTACGCCGAGTACGTGCTGGCCCGCACCGCGGACATCACGCACAAGCCCGCCACGCTGAGCCACGAGGACGCCACCGCCATGACCCTGGCCGCCCTGACCGCCGAGCAGGCACTGGAGAAGATGAACCTCCAGGCCGGGCAGCGCGTCCTGATCCACGCGGGTGCCGGGGGGGTCGGGCACTACGCGGTGCAGCTGGCCCACGCGCGCGGCGCGCACGTGATCGCCACGGCGTCTGCGCCCAACGTGGACTTCGTGCGCTCGCTGGGCGCAGACGAGGTCATCGACTACCGCGCCCGGCCCTTCGAGCAGCAGGTGCAGGGCCTGGACGCCGTGCTGGACACGGTAGGCGGCGAGACCGCTACGCGGTCCCTGGACGTGCTGCGGCCCGGCGGGTGGCTGGTGTGCATCGCCGCGCAGCCCGACGCCGCGCGGGCGCAGGCGCTGGGCGTGCACGCCGCGCGGATCCTGGTGTACCCGTCGCGCGCGCAGCTTGGCGCCCTGGTGAACCTGGCGGAGGCCGGGCGGCTGCGCTCGCACGTGAGCCGCACCTTCCCGCTGGCGCAGGTCGCGGACGCGCACCGCGCGCAGGAAACCGGGCGTACGGTCGGCAAACTGGTCCTGACCGTCCCCTGA
- a CDS encoding isochorismatase family protein — translation MTLSAHALLLLNAQRHDLDDRPDERSVARDWAHHVADARAQGWVVAFVQWDAPHGAAWDTFSKDWTLHPDFRAEQGDVLVRAELPDAFAGSELAAQLHARAVQRLHLLALSGTPALDATLASAEAQGFRIESLEVPA, via the coding sequence ATGACCCTTTCCGCGCACGCCCTGCTGCTGCTGAACGCGCAGCGTCACGATCTGGACGACCGGCCCGACGAGCGGTCGGTGGCGCGCGACTGGGCGCACCACGTGGCCGACGCCCGCGCGCAGGGCTGGGTGGTGGCGTTCGTGCAGTGGGACGCCCCGCATGGCGCCGCGTGGGACACCTTCTCGAAGGACTGGACGCTGCACCCGGACTTCCGCGCCGAGCAGGGCGACGTGCTCGTGCGCGCCGAACTGCCCGACGCGTTCGCGGGCAGTGAACTGGCCGCGCAGCTGCACGCCCGCGCCGTGCAGCGCCTGCACCTGCTGGCCCTGAGCGGCACGCCCGCGCTGGACGCCACGCTGGCCTCCGCCGAGGCGCAGGGCTTCCGGATCGAGTCGCTGGAGGTGCCCGCGTGA